In Ferribacterium limneticum, a genomic segment contains:
- the cobA gene encoding uroporphyrinogen-III C-methyltransferase — MNKLNKLEAGKVWLVGAGPGDPDLLTVKAARLIAAADALVYDHLVSDRIMDLARPDARRIYAGKEASKHTLPQDSINELLVKLAQEGLSVVRLKGGDPFIFGRGGEELETLVASGIPFEVVPGVTAAAGCAAYAGFPLTHRDHAQSVTFVTGHLKDGTVNLDWPALARPRQTVVFYMGIGAVEEICRQMINHGLPSMTPAAVVRNGTQPDQKTLLATLGTLPHRIAESGIKPPALIVVGSVVGLHEKLNWFEKQ; from the coding sequence ATGAACAAGCTGAACAAACTCGAAGCCGGAAAAGTCTGGCTGGTTGGCGCCGGCCCCGGCGATCCGGACTTGCTGACCGTCAAGGCGGCGCGCCTGATAGCGGCCGCCGATGCCCTCGTCTACGACCATCTGGTCAGCGACCGCATCATGGATCTGGCGCGCCCCGACGCCCGCCGCATCTACGCCGGCAAGGAAGCGTCGAAGCACACACTGCCCCAGGATTCGATCAACGAACTGCTGGTCAAACTCGCCCAGGAAGGCCTCTCGGTCGTCCGTCTCAAGGGCGGCGACCCGTTCATCTTCGGTCGTGGCGGCGAAGAACTCGAAACCCTCGTCGCCTCCGGCATTCCCTTCGAAGTCGTCCCCGGCGTCACTGCCGCCGCCGGTTGTGCCGCCTACGCCGGCTTCCCGCTGACCCACCGCGACCACGCCCAGTCGGTCACTTTCGTCACGGGGCATCTCAAGGATGGCACGGTCAATCTCGACTGGCCAGCCCTGGCCCGGCCGCGGCAAACCGTCGTCTTCTACATGGGCATCGGCGCCGTCGAAGAAATCTGCCGGCAGATGATCAACCATGGCCTGCCTTCAATGACGCCCGCCGCCGTCGTCCGCAACGGCACGCAGCCCGATCAGAAAACCCTGCTCGCCACGCTTGGCACCCTGCCCCATCGCATCGCCGAATCCGGCATCAAGCCACCGGCACTGATCGTCGTCGGCAGCGTCGTCGGCCTGCACGAAAAACTCAACTGGTTCGAAAAACAATGA
- a CDS encoding OmpH family outer membrane protein, producing the protein MLKGFRLALLSCLFVLPIFQKAGAEELKIGYVNLERVFREAPAAIKASKKMQAEFEGRRQDLLRLENDFKSRQAALVDKGASLSDIQRRAKEAELAEISVSLQRKQQEFKEDLKLRQNEETSAVLEKANKAIFDLAKSERWDLIVQEAVSVSSRIDVTDKVIKKMTGD; encoded by the coding sequence ATGCTCAAGGGATTTCGGCTTGCGCTACTGTCCTGTCTGTTTGTTCTGCCCATCTTTCAAAAGGCCGGCGCCGAAGAACTGAAGATTGGCTACGTCAATCTGGAACGGGTTTTCCGGGAGGCCCCTGCGGCCATCAAGGCCAGCAAGAAAATGCAGGCGGAGTTCGAAGGTCGCCGGCAGGATTTGCTGCGCCTCGAGAACGACTTCAAGTCGCGCCAGGCTGCGCTGGTGGACAAGGGTGCCTCGCTGTCGGATATTCAGCGGCGGGCCAAGGAGGCCGAATTGGCCGAGATCTCGGTGAGTCTCCAGCGCAAGCAGCAGGAATTCAAGGAAGACCTCAAACTTCGGCAGAACGAAGAGACATCGGCCGTGCTTGAGAAAGCCAACAAAGCCATTTTCGATCTGGCCAAGTCCGAGCGTTGGGACCTCATCGTGCAAGAGGCGGTTTCCGTCAGCAGCAGAATCGATGTGACGGATAAAGTCATCAAGAAAATGACCGGGGACTGA
- the secD gene encoding protein translocase subunit SecD, translating into MNRYPLWKYITIAIALLLGFVYTLPNFFGESPAVQLSSAKVTIKVDARAQARVEDALKTAGITHNGIQLDNVGVKVRLTSTDIQLKAKDILEKTFNPDAADPQYVVALNLLTASPSWLTSLHALPMYLGLDLRGGVHFLLQVDMKGALTKKLDSTSADLRTVLRDKNLRHGGVNREGERIVVKFRDAETRDKARFAIGDSQPDLLVTEAGDASEPRLVATLKPEAQNKLGEFALKQNITTLHNRINELGVAEPIIQQQGQDRIVVQLPGVQDTAKAKDILGRTATLEIRMVDDSTGALEAALAGNPPFGTEVYNERGGQPLLVKKQVVLTGDRLTDAQPGFDNQTNEAAVHLTLDSAGARIFKDVTRENINKRMAILLIEKGKGEVVTAPVIRSEIGGGRVQISGRMSTMEANDTALLLRAGSLAAPMDIIEERTIGPSLGAENIKKGFQSTMWGFAAIAVFMILYYQMFGVVSVIALASNLLFLVAILSLLQATLTLPGIAAIALTLGMAIDANVLINERVREELRNGMPPQGAIAEGYERAFGTILDSNITTLIAGLALLIFGSGPIRGFAVVHCLGILTSIFSSVFVSRGLVNLIYGRQKKLAKVAIGQLWKPAAATVNGKK; encoded by the coding sequence ATGAATCGCTACCCACTCTGGAAGTACATCACCATCGCCATCGCGCTGCTGCTGGGCTTCGTCTATACCCTGCCCAACTTCTTCGGCGAATCGCCGGCTGTGCAGTTGTCCAGCGCCAAGGTCACGATCAAGGTCGACGCCAGGGCCCAGGCCCGTGTCGAGGATGCCTTGAAGACCGCAGGCATAACGCACAACGGTATCCAGCTCGACAACGTCGGCGTCAAAGTTCGCCTGACTAGCACCGACATTCAGTTGAAGGCCAAGGACATCCTGGAAAAGACCTTCAACCCGGATGCCGCTGACCCGCAGTACGTCGTTGCCTTGAACCTGCTGACCGCCTCACCAAGCTGGCTGACTTCGCTGCACGCGCTGCCGATGTACCTCGGCCTCGACCTGCGCGGTGGTGTGCATTTCCTGCTGCAAGTCGACATGAAGGGCGCGCTGACCAAAAAGCTCGACTCGACCTCGGCCGACCTGCGCACCGTGCTGCGCGACAAGAACCTGCGCCACGGCGGCGTGAATCGTGAAGGCGAGCGCATCGTCGTCAAGTTCCGCGACGCTGAAACCCGCGACAAGGCCCGCTTCGCCATCGGCGACAGCCAGCCCGACCTGCTGGTCACCGAAGCCGGCGATGCCAGCGAACCCAGGTTGGTCGCCACGCTCAAGCCGGAAGCCCAGAACAAGCTCGGCGAATTCGCCCTCAAGCAGAACATCACGACGCTGCACAACCGGATCAACGAACTCGGCGTCGCCGAGCCGATCATCCAGCAGCAGGGTCAGGACCGCATCGTCGTCCAGTTGCCCGGCGTGCAGGACACGGCCAAGGCCAAGGACATCCTTGGCCGCACGGCGACCCTCGAAATCCGCATGGTCGATGACTCGACCGGCGCGCTGGAAGCCGCCCTGGCCGGTAACCCGCCCTTTGGCACCGAGGTTTACAACGAACGTGGCGGCCAGCCGCTGCTCGTCAAGAAGCAGGTCGTCCTCACCGGCGACCGCCTGACCGACGCCCAGCCCGGCTTCGACAACCAGACCAACGAAGCCGCTGTCCATCTGACGCTCGACTCGGCCGGCGCCCGCATTTTCAAGGACGTCACGCGCGAGAACATCAACAAGCGCATGGCCATCCTGCTCATCGAAAAGGGCAAGGGCGAAGTCGTCACGGCCCCGGTCATCCGCAGCGAAATCGGCGGCGGACGGGTGCAGATTTCCGGCCGCATGAGCACCATGGAAGCCAACGACACGGCGCTGCTGCTGCGCGCCGGCTCGCTGGCCGCGCCGATGGACATCATCGAGGAACGGACCATCGGCCCGTCGCTCGGTGCCGAAAACATCAAGAAGGGTTTCCAGTCGACGATGTGGGGCTTCGCCGCCATCGCCGTCTTCATGATCCTTTACTACCAGATGTTCGGCGTCGTTTCGGTCATCGCCCTGGCCTCCAACCTGCTCTTCCTGGTCGCCATCCTGTCGCTGTTGCAGGCCACACTGACCCTGCCCGGCATCGCCGCCATCGCGCTGACCCTCGGTATGGCCATTGACGCCAACGTGCTGATCAACGAACGGGTGCGCGAGGAACTGCGCAACGGCATGCCGCCGCAAGGTGCCATCGCGGAAGGCTACGAACGCGCCTTCGGGACCATTCTCGACTCCAACATCACGACGCTGATCGCCGGCCTCGCCCTGCTGATTTTCGGCTCCGGCCCGATCCGCGGCTTTGCCGTCGTCCATTGTCTGGGCATCCTGACCTCGATCTTCTCGTCGGTCTTCGTCTCGCGCGGGCTGGTCAATCTGATCTACGGCCGCCAGAAGAAGCTGGCCAAGGTCGCCATCGGTCAACTGTGGAAGCCTGCCGCTGCCACGGTCAACGGCAAAAAATAA
- the yajC gene encoding preprotein translocase subunit YajC — MISLAHAQTAAASADPTGGLMQMLPMILMFVVLWFFMIRPQMKKAKEHKALLAALAKGDEVVTQGGIVGKVTKVGDSYVSVEIATGTEVVVQKPSIGLVLPKGTLKSL; from the coding sequence ATGATTAGCCTTGCCCACGCCCAGACCGCTGCTGCCTCCGCCGACCCGACGGGTGGCCTGATGCAGATGCTGCCGATGATCCTGATGTTCGTCGTGCTGTGGTTCTTCATGATTCGTCCGCAAATGAAAAAGGCCAAGGAACACAAGGCGCTGCTCGCCGCGCTGGCCAAGGGCGACGAAGTCGTCACCCAGGGCGGCATCGTCGGCAAGGTGACCAAGGTCGGTGACAGCTACGTCTCCGTCGAAATCGCCACCGGCACCGAAGTTGTCGTGCAAAAGCCGTCGATCGGCCTGGTTCTGCCCAAGGGCACGCTGAAGTCGCTGTAA
- a CDS encoding plastocyanin/azurin family copper-binding protein → MPSGLVKHSGWLCLKRAPLVLALFSFAALAETVVEVRIEGYQFRPAEVSIKAGDSVRWTNHEKRTSHSVVFPAEGGLESERMFPDESWQRRFDKPGRYAYHCGPHPEMTGVVLVTE, encoded by the coding sequence ATGCCATCCGGACTCGTGAAGCATTCCGGATGGCTGTGCCTGAAAAGAGCGCCGCTTGTGCTGGCGCTCTTTTCTTTTGCCGCGCTGGCCGAGACCGTGGTCGAGGTGCGCATCGAGGGCTATCAATTCCGGCCGGCCGAGGTGAGCATCAAGGCGGGTGACAGCGTACGGTGGACCAATCACGAAAAGCGGACCAGCCATTCGGTTGTTTTTCCGGCTGAAGGCGGACTGGAGTCCGAGCGGATGTTCCCCGATGAAAGCTGGCAGCGTCGTTTCGATAAGCCGGGGCGCTACGCCTACCATTGCGGGCCGCATCCGGAAATGACGGGAGTTGTTCTTGTC
- the tgt gene encoding tRNA guanosine(34) transglycosylase Tgt encodes MQFELLKTDGAARRGTLTLAHGQVQTPVFMPVGTYGTVKAMTPQSLHDIGAQICLGNTFHLWLRPGLDVIKAHNGLHDFMNWQKPILTDSGGFQVFSLGAMRKITEEGVKFSSPHDGAKLFLTPEISMQIQKVLNSDIVMIFDECTPYPATHEEAAKSMRMSMRWAQRSRDEHNKLENSNALFGIVQGGMYEDLRDESLAGLDDIGFDGMAIGGLSVGEPKEDMVRVLAHVAPRLPVHKPRYLMGVGTPEDLVRSVKAGIDMFDCVMPTRNARNGHLFTRFGDVKIKNARYKLDTGPLDSSCNCYTCTQFTRSYLHHLFRHGEILGGMLNTIHNLHFYQVIMAEMRAAIESGTFTAWSDEFVRKRSSGE; translated from the coding sequence ATGCAATTTGAACTCCTCAAGACCGACGGCGCCGCCCGCCGCGGCACGCTGACACTGGCCCACGGCCAGGTCCAGACCCCCGTCTTCATGCCGGTCGGCACCTACGGCACGGTCAAGGCGATGACGCCGCAATCGCTGCACGACATCGGCGCCCAGATCTGCCTCGGCAACACCTTCCACCTCTGGCTGCGGCCGGGGCTCGATGTCATCAAGGCGCACAACGGCCTGCACGATTTCATGAACTGGCAGAAGCCGATCCTCACCGACTCCGGCGGTTTCCAGGTCTTCTCGCTCGGCGCCATGCGCAAGATCACCGAGGAAGGCGTCAAATTCAGTTCGCCGCACGATGGCGCCAAGCTCTTCCTGACGCCCGAAATCTCGATGCAGATCCAGAAGGTGCTGAATTCCGACATCGTCATGATCTTCGACGAATGCACGCCCTACCCGGCAACGCACGAAGAAGCCGCCAAGTCGATGCGCATGAGCATGCGCTGGGCGCAGCGTTCGCGCGATGAGCACAACAAGCTGGAAAACAGCAACGCGCTGTTCGGCATCGTTCAGGGCGGCATGTACGAAGACCTGCGCGATGAGTCGCTGGCTGGCCTCGACGACATCGGCTTCGACGGCATGGCCATTGGCGGCCTGTCGGTTGGTGAACCGAAGGAGGACATGGTCCGCGTCCTCGCTCACGTCGCGCCGCGCTTACCGGTGCACAAGCCGCGCTACCTGATGGGTGTCGGCACGCCAGAAGACCTCGTCCGTTCGGTCAAGGCCGGCATCGACATGTTCGACTGCGTGATGCCGACGCGCAACGCCCGCAACGGCCACCTGTTCACGCGCTTCGGCGACGTCAAGATCAAGAACGCCCGCTACAAGCTCGATACCGGCCCGCTCGACTCATCCTGCAACTGCTACACCTGTACCCAATTTACCCGTTCCTATCTGCATCACCTCTTCCGCCATGGCGAAATCCTCGGCGGCATGCTCAACACCATCCACAACCTGCATTTCTATCAGGTCATCATGGCCGAAATGCGCGCCGCCATCGAGTCCGGCACGTTCACCGCGTGGTCAGACGAGTTTGTCCGCAAACGGTCATCCGGCGAGTGA
- the queA gene encoding tRNA preQ1(34) S-adenosylmethionine ribosyltransferase-isomerase QueA, whose protein sequence is MSLTVDDFDFPLPPELIAQHPAAERTGSRLLHVCGQCHGQPEIDRKFENLPELLKVGDLLVFNDTRVIKARFFGCKETGGLIEVMLERIVDATHAICQIRASKAPKPGSILLLGDAFEVCMTGRAGTDGDFFALELVDATGNFWELAEQHGKLPLPPYIEHPAEGADETRYQTVYARQPGAVAAPTAGLHFDEAMLAKLRAQGVNTAFLTLHVGAGTYRPMRVEKIADHRMHSERFEIPQATAEAIAATRAAGGRVIAVGTTSLRALESAGNDDGTVRVGGAETSIFITPGYRFKVVDRLITNFHLPKSTLLMLVSAFAGYDNIRAAYAHAVAERYRFFSYGDAMLLERTGQPSDAI, encoded by the coding sequence ATGTCGTTGACCGTCGACGACTTCGACTTCCCTCTCCCGCCCGAACTGATCGCCCAGCACCCGGCCGCCGAACGCACGGGCAGCCGCCTGCTGCATGTCTGCGGCCAATGCCACGGTCAACCGGAAATTGATCGCAAATTTGAAAACCTGCCGGAACTGCTGAAAGTCGGCGACCTGCTCGTTTTCAACGACACCCGCGTGATCAAGGCGCGGTTTTTCGGTTGCAAGGAAACGGGAGGGCTGATCGAAGTCATGCTCGAACGCATCGTCGATGCGACCCATGCCATCTGTCAGATTCGCGCCAGCAAGGCGCCGAAGCCGGGCAGCATTTTGTTGCTGGGCGACGCCTTCGAGGTGTGCATGACCGGCCGGGCCGGCACCGACGGCGATTTTTTTGCGCTGGAACTGGTCGACGCCACAGGCAATTTCTGGGAGCTGGCCGAACAGCATGGCAAGCTGCCATTGCCGCCCTACATCGAGCATCCGGCTGAGGGCGCCGATGAAACGCGCTACCAGACAGTCTATGCCCGCCAGCCGGGCGCCGTTGCCGCGCCCACGGCCGGCCTGCATTTCGACGAGGCCATGCTGGCCAAACTGCGGGCTCAGGGCGTCAATACCGCCTTCCTGACCCTGCACGTCGGCGCCGGCACCTACCGGCCGATGCGCGTCGAGAAGATCGCCGATCACCGCATGCACAGCGAGCGCTTCGAGATTCCGCAAGCGACCGCCGAGGCCATCGCCGCCACCCGGGCGGCCGGCGGCCGGGTCATCGCTGTCGGCACGACCAGCCTGCGCGCCCTCGAATCGGCCGGTAACGATGATGGCACGGTGCGCGTCGGCGGCGCCGAAACGAGCATTTTCATCACCCCCGGCTACCGTTTCAAGGTCGTCGACCGGCTGATCACCAACTTCCACCTGCCGAAATCGACACTGCTCATGCTCGTTTCCGCCTTTGCCGGCTACGACAACATCCGCGCCGCCTACGCCCACGCCGTGGCCGAGCGCTACCGCTTCTTCAGCTATGGCGACGCCATGCTTCTGGAACGAACTGGACAACCCTCCGATGCAATTTGA
- a CDS encoding Rap1a/Tai family immunity protein — MKFLWLIALLFATSAQAYTGQELRGDCQVADEMYAGQKSSDPFQAIRSARCIAYVAGFADSYAVSDFLAEQVGVKLNAFCLPKDADLSLRLVRAVVIHVERVPSNTTVSPATLVAGALAKAFPCSDSLEPKK, encoded by the coding sequence ATGAAATTTCTCTGGCTCATCGCTCTCCTCTTCGCCACCTCGGCCCAGGCTTATACTGGGCAGGAACTGCGCGGCGACTGCCAGGTAGCCGACGAGATGTACGCCGGACAAAAGTCCAGCGACCCTTTCCAGGCCATTCGCAGCGCCCGCTGTATCGCCTACGTCGCCGGCTTCGCCGACAGCTATGCGGTCAGCGACTTTCTGGCCGAACAGGTCGGCGTCAAACTCAACGCCTTCTGCCTGCCGAAAGACGCCGATCTTTCGCTGCGTCTCGTCCGCGCCGTCGTCATCCATGTCGAACGCGTACCGTCCAACACGACCGTCAGCCCGGCCACACTGGTCGCCGGCGCACTGGCCAAAGCCTTTCCCTGCAGCGATTCACTTGAACCAAAGAAGTGA
- a CDS encoding cytochrome D1 domain-containing protein, which yields MKKTVVGMLALSAMAVAMGSAFAQETAKAAPSMTAAEKETAKKIYFERCAGCHGVLRKGATGKNLEPHWTKKDKDGNVTEGGTLKLGQQRLEKIIGYGTDGGMVNFDDILTKEELSLMAKYIQNTPDVPPEYSFKETMDSWKVIVPVDQRPTKQMNKYNLKNMFSVTLRDTGEVALIDGDTKEIRSIVKTGYAVHISRLSASGRYVYVIGRDGRLSLIDLWMEKPAVVAEVKIGFDARSVDTSKFKGFEDKYAVAGSYWPPQYVIMDGDTLKPRKVVSTRGMTVDGEYHPEPRVASIVASFIKPEWVINIKETGQILLVDYSDIENLKTTTVGSAKFLHDGGWDASKRYFLVAANASNKIAAVDTKTGKLAALVDTAKIPHPGRGANFTHPQFGPVWTTGHLGADVLTLISTPSEKKSDAKFKQYNWKVVQEVKHVPGNLFVKTHPKSQNLWADSPQNPDKELAESVSVWKMSDLSKPFKVINVAKDSGLPVTKATKRAVHPEYSADGKEVWISLWGGKADQSAIVVYDDATLTLKKVITDPKMITPTGKFNVYNTQHDIY from the coding sequence ATGAAGAAAACAGTAGTGGGGATGCTTGCACTTAGCGCCATGGCTGTCGCCATGGGTTCGGCCTTCGCTCAGGAAACCGCCAAGGCGGCGCCGAGCATGACGGCTGCAGAAAAGGAAACTGCGAAGAAGATTTACTTCGAGCGTTGCGCCGGTTGCCATGGTGTGTTGCGCAAGGGCGCCACCGGCAAGAACCTGGAGCCGCACTGGACGAAGAAGGACAAGGACGGCAACGTCACCGAGGGCGGCACGCTCAAGCTCGGCCAGCAGCGTCTGGAAAAGATCATCGGTTACGGTACCGACGGTGGCATGGTCAACTTCGACGACATCCTGACCAAGGAAGAGTTGTCGCTGATGGCCAAGTACATCCAGAACACACCGGATGTGCCGCCGGAATACAGCTTCAAGGAAACGATGGATTCGTGGAAGGTCATCGTGCCGGTCGATCAGCGTCCGACCAAGCAGATGAACAAGTACAACCTCAAGAACATGTTCTCGGTCACCCTGCGCGATACCGGCGAAGTGGCTCTGATCGACGGCGATACCAAGGAAATCCGCAGCATCGTCAAGACCGGCTACGCGGTTCACATCTCGCGTCTGTCGGCTTCCGGCCGCTACGTTTATGTGATCGGTCGTGATGGTCGTCTGTCGCTGATCGACCTGTGGATGGAGAAGCCGGCTGTTGTGGCTGAAGTCAAGATCGGCTTCGACGCCCGTTCGGTCGATACCTCCAAGTTCAAGGGCTTCGAAGACAAGTACGCCGTGGCCGGCTCCTACTGGCCGCCCCAGTACGTGATCATGGACGGCGACACGCTCAAGCCGCGCAAGGTCGTTTCCACCCGTGGCATGACCGTCGATGGCGAATACCATCCGGAACCGCGCGTGGCTTCCATCGTGGCTTCCTTCATCAAGCCGGAATGGGTCATCAACATCAAGGAAACCGGTCAGATCCTGCTGGTCGATTATTCCGACATCGAGAACCTCAAGACGACCACGGTCGGTTCCGCCAAGTTCCTGCATGACGGCGGCTGGGATGCTTCCAAGCGTTACTTCCTGGTGGCCGCCAATGCCTCCAACAAGATCGCTGCGGTCGATACCAAGACCGGCAAGCTGGCTGCCTTGGTCGATACCGCCAAGATCCCGCATCCGGGTCGTGGCGCCAACTTCACCCATCCGCAGTTCGGTCCGGTGTGGACCACCGGTCACCTCGGTGCCGATGTCCTGACCCTGATCAGCACGCCTTCCGAAAAGAAGTCGGACGCCAAGTTCAAGCAGTACAACTGGAAGGTGGTTCAGGAAGTGAAGCACGTGCCGGGCAACCTGTTCGTCAAGACCCATCCGAAGTCGCAGAATCTGTGGGCTGACTCGCCGCAGAATCCGGACAAGGAACTGGCTGAATCCGTTTCCGTCTGGAAGATGTCCGACCTGTCCAAGCCGTTCAAGGTGATCAACGTGGCCAAGGACTCCGGTCTGCCGGTGACCAAGGCTACCAAGCGCGCCGTGCATCCGGAATACAGCGCCGACGGCAAGGAAGTCTGGATCTCCCTGTGGGGTGGCAAGGCTGACCAGTCGGCCATCGTCGTCTATGACGATGCGACGCTGACCTTGAAGAAGGTCATCACCGATCCGAAGATGATCACCCCGACCGGCAAATTCAACGTCTATAACACCCAGCACGACATCTACTGA
- a CDS encoding ethylbenzene dehydrogenase-related protein — MKKNLVSLAIFGAFVALGSQSAIAAPDWNKAAKSTVHVFHPGAAPIEWLQGKGEHSGASGLKKGETCAGCHVEDGKLSLDLKRLASKEMEPKGAPKTMTYPVTVQAAFDATNLYVRLTFKAPAGGFDKSDKDNELKATMMFPNDKVPLADQAGCWAACHDDAKGMPKGKDKTKYVSAGAMDLVQWASSGKSSDGFVADKRSMTGGKAGGTAEGAKAGDTYTVTFTRKLAGNAVLAPGKAVPFGIAIHADNAAGRFHHVSFGHTIGLGADGDVKAAKQ; from the coding sequence ATGAAAAAGAATCTCGTTTCCCTGGCTATCTTTGGCGCCTTTGTCGCCCTCGGTTCGCAATCAGCCATCGCGGCGCCGGACTGGAACAAGGCGGCCAAGAGCACGGTCCACGTTTTTCACCCGGGTGCGGCACCGATCGAGTGGCTGCAGGGCAAGGGTGAGCACAGCGGCGCCAGCGGCCTGAAAAAAGGCGAAACCTGTGCTGGTTGCCACGTTGAGGACGGCAAGCTGAGTCTTGACCTGAAGCGTCTGGCCAGTAAGGAAATGGAGCCGAAGGGCGCGCCCAAGACGATGACCTATCCGGTCACCGTGCAGGCTGCTTTCGATGCGACCAATCTGTATGTTCGCTTGACCTTCAAGGCCCCGGCCGGCGGCTTCGACAAATCCGACAAGGACAATGAACTCAAGGCCACAATGATGTTCCCGAACGACAAGGTGCCGCTGGCCGATCAGGCCGGTTGCTGGGCCGCCTGTCACGACGACGCCAAGGGTATGCCGAAGGGCAAGGACAAGACGAAGTACGTCTCGGCTGGCGCCATGGATCTGGTGCAGTGGGCGAGCAGTGGCAAGTCGTCTGACGGTTTCGTTGCCGACAAGCGCAGCATGACGGGCGGCAAGGCCGGCGGAACGGCAGAGGGCGCCAAGGCAGGCGATACCTACACCGTGACCTTCACCCGCAAGCTGGCTGGTAACGCCGTTCTGGCTCCGGGCAAGGCTGTGCCGTTCGGCATCGCCATCCACGCCGACAACGCAGCCGGCCGTTTCCATCACGTTTCTTTCGGCCACACGATTGGTCTGGGTGCCGACGGCGACGTGAAAGCGGCCAAGCAGTAA